CCCTAGCCTCCTGCAAGGACCCTGGTTCTAAGTCTGGTCCCAGTCAGGCAGGGAACTACCATTTCTGAGTGTCTCCAGTGTACCAGGCACCAAGCCAAGATCATCCTTGTAACAATTCCACAGGCCCTCCTCGTATCCCTCATGAGGATATGGAGGCTTCAAGAAGTAAAGTGGTTTAAGGTCACACTGCAgttagtggtggagctgggaagcAAGTAAGTGTTTGAATCCCTGTCCCCCAATCCCTGCACTCTCTCAGCGACCCAGACACTCAGGCCTCGGCTTCAGAGACCCCGTCTCCAGCCCCAAACGCCCAGCCCCTGCCCTTCTTCCAGGGATCTAGGCTCTAGCCCCAGACACTTAGCCTTCAACTCCAGGACCCTGTTCCCAGACATCTAATTCCCAGTCTCCAAGACCTGGTCCCAGTTTCCCCCAACCATTCTGACCTCCTTATGGTACCTGCGGTGTAGGTAAAAGGCAGGGTTGCCAGTTCTCCTGCCCGCTCCATGAAGGCTGCAAGCCTTGGGCACCAAACTCGGTGGCTCACATCATCTGGGCACCGCCGCCAGTCAGCCCGGAGACAAGCCTCTCCACAATACAAGACAGCACTACACTGGGGGCTGGGGACACATTGGGTGGTGGGCACCTAGTGTTAACCTCTGTAGGTCCTGTCTGCTGTTTATCTGCCCAGCAGCTGCCCATATGTCACTCGGTCTGTTTGTCTTACACCCTGTAACCGCCTGTAACAGTCTGTTGTTTCCTCTGCATCTTCTCATGTCCCTGCCCCTCCTTCTGTCTGCTAGGCGCCCCCACCACCCTGCTTTCCTTCTATTGGCCTATTGGGGTCTTCCTCTCCCCCAGCTTTGGGGCTGCTCACCAAGGTGTCAGCTTCACTTCAAAGCTGTGCCTGTGACAAACATGGCAGGTTCGAGCACGAAGGGAAGCAAAGGTGAAGTCTGGCCGGGGACCCCATGTCCGCATTGGGGTCTTGGCTAACTTCACACCTAGCCTTGGGACCAAGCTCTCCAGCTCTCTAAATAGGGGGGAAGATGGCATCAGGCTGGCGGAGGTGCTTGGGAATCCAGGGCCCCAGCCCTCCCCAGCCTCAGATACCAGATTTCTATACCGATGCAGCCGGGCATCTCCCACAGTAAGCTGTTGGGGCTTTCGGGGATCCCCAGAGCCCATGGGACAGGCCATGCTGTGACAGAGGAGAGCATAGGCCCGAGGAGCCAGGTTCTCGGTCCCTGAGCCCCAGCTTGCCGTTCCCTGGGCTCCATCCACTAGCAGATCAATGCCCAAGATGGTGCCATGCTCATCCGTCACAAGTAAGAGACAGGAAAGGTGCAGGGGGGCAGCCTCTGGGGAAAGAGGGAAAAGTTGAGGTGGTGGGGGGCAGCGAGAGACAAATGTGATCAGGGTCAGGAGTACCAAACTCAAATACCTACAGGGGCTAGGTAAGTAACCTCACTGAGTAAAGGGCTCTGGGTAGAGAGGGCACGCTCCTTCTAAAGGGGACAGCTGCTACAGAGAACCAGAATGCGCTGCCATGCAGAAATGTAGGCCCACTGTCAGAGCTTGAGATTTTTCTTGGGAATGTGTAAATCCAGACTTCTGGATACTTTTTTTCTTGCAATGTTTAAACattaaattgaaaaacaaaacccactgtGGGTCATTAAAAACACCTTTTCAGGCCAGATTGGCGTGAAGGCCAGCACTCAGAACTAGTGGCAGGGGAGGGCTTCCGAAGGGAGGATGGCTGGGCAAGGGGTAGGGCAGGGCCAGCCCTGGGTTCTTACCACTCCTCTGTCCCTTCCTCTTCTGGGGTCTTGTTTCGTTCTCCACCCTGTCCTCTAGGCAGCCATCCTTGCCACCTCCTGCCTCCCGGGCAGCCTCCTCTGACTCTCCTGGAGGGTTTGTTTCCTGGGGGGACTCCTTGCTGGTAGGGGCTAGCTCCCGGTCCTCCTCTGGTTCCACCTTCTCTGTGCCTGCACCCCcgtcctctctcttctcttcttcttcatcttcctcctcttcctcctccccttcctccctatCCTCTAGGCTGACAAGGCTGACATAGGGGCCCAGGTCTCGCAGGTGGAGTGCAGGGTTGTCTCCCAGGAGCTGGGCAGTCCCCAGGCCTGGTCCAGGACCTGGCTCTGCCCCTTGCCCCAGGCTGATGCCCACACTCCGGTTGGGCAGGACATGGAGCACCCAAAGGGCAGGGTCCTGGGGCAGCCTTCTGAGCTGGGCCTCCAGCTGCCACCAGCGGCCCTCAAGGCTAGTCCCTACAGGTCCACGCTCTGCCACAAACTTTCGGAACCAGGCGAAGAGAAGGGCAGTGAAATCAAGGAACTCATCCCGGTATCCAGACACAAACTCCATGTCTTCAGGGGCACAGGGCCCCGGCCCAGACTGAGCAAAAGAAGGGATATATGGTGAGGGACAGGAGAGCAATGACAGAGTTTGGGGCTGGGTCACAAATTGGGGGAGAGGGTAGGTTTGAGAGTCACTTAGGGTTGGATCCGTGGATATGCTAGGAGCTGACGGGAGGATTTTCAGGGCTGAGGATGGGAGTTTAGGGAGGAAAATGGGGGCTAGACTTGAAAGTGGGTGACGAGGGTTGGAGAAGACTACTCAGGGATGAGACGGTATTTGGGGCTTAAAATTGGAGAGTTCAGACCCTCAAAAGCAGAGTTTAAATTAAGGCTAGAGAGGAGAGAGGGCTAATCCTACGGGGAAGGGTTTGGTGGGGAGGGAAGCATTTTGGATGCGTCTGTGGGGTATAGGAGTGGGAGCGAGGGTGTTCCCTGGGCTCGGATCTGCGTGGCGGGCAGCCCCGGTAGACCTCCCCTCCCGGCCGCCCCACTCTTCCAGTACCGGCAGCCGCCACCACTTTTCGAAGGTAAATACCTCGGGGTGGAGGGTGCGCGGGTGCGGTCGTGACGTCAGGGCTGCCCGAGCCCTCGCTGGCTCAGCGGGCGGCCACGCCCCCCGGGCTCGGTGCGTCCGTCCGCGGGTGGCTGCCCCGCAGGTGCGCGCGGCCGGGGCTGGCGGCGACTCCCTCTACCGGGCCGCCCGGGAGGCTCATGCAGCGCTGCTGGGTCCCGCCGCGCCCGGAGCGGGGAAGTGAAAGTGCCTTGGAGGAGGAGGGCCGGTCCGGCCGTGCAGCCGCCTCACAGGTCCGCGGGCGGGCGAGGCGGGCGGCCTCCTGAACCGAACCGAATCGGCTCCCGGGGCCGCCGTCCTCCCGCCACTCCTCGCCCGCCGCCAGTTTTCTTTCGGTTTCTTCCAAGATTCCTGGCCGTCCCTCGACGGAGCTCGGGCCCAGTGCGGGGGCGCAGGGCGCgggagctccacctcctgggctttcCCTGCGTGCAGAGGCTGGCACGGCGCGGGCCGGGTACTGAGCGCACGGTCGGGGCACAGCGGGGGCGGGGGGTGCCGCCGGCTCGCGCCTTCTCTTCGGCCGCCGTCTCCTCCGGTCCCTGGCGAAAGCCATTGAGAAACCAGCGGGACGTCACGCGCCGGAGCCTGTGTGGGAGTCAGAGCGAGGTGGCTCCATCCCCGCAGAGTCCGCGGAGCCCCGAGATGGGACGGGACTTGGGGCTCGGGTCCCTCGtgctcctcctgctcctgctggTGTACCTGACTCAGCCAGGTTAGccgggggcggggcaggggacCCAGATTCCCCAGTCATGGGAAGGGGGTGAGTTGGGGAGGGCACACGAGGCCCACGGAGTTGAGTTGATGAAGGCAGCGGGGGCAGGAGGAAAGCCAGCCAGCCGCCTGGGGTTGGGGACAGAGGCCCGGGGACGCCAGGCTCCGGGCGGGATTATGGATGTCGTGGGGGGGGCGTGATGATGTGTGGGTTGAGCCTGGCGCTCTGACCCTGGGTCCACGGAGAGGCTGTCATGGGGCTGTGGATTGGAGGCCAGGGAACAGCGGagtggggaccctgggcctgggaaCAGGTGCTGACCACCTCCGTCCCGCTCAGGCAATGGCAACGAGGGCAGCGTCACTGGAAGTtgttattgtggtaaaataatttcttctgACTCCCCGCCATCGGTTCAGTTCATGAATCGTCTCCGGAAACACCTGAGAACATATCATCGCTGTCTATACTACACCAGGTAATTTCACCTGCCTCTGCGAGGGCAGCACCTGCGTGTCCCCTCCTTGCCAGGTGCCTCCAAGACCCTCTCTGGTCAAACCTGAACTCCTTCTTGGCGCACCTAGCCCCATCTCCGGCTTCTGTTTGCTCTCATTCCCCGTCTTACCCACCCACTGGGAATTTCCCAGTCCCAGGGGAAAGGGCTCTTTCTTGGTGGCGACTTCACACCTCTGGaatgaggaaggagagaaggagccGCAGCTGAGCCCAGGTCTCTCCTCCGCAGGTTCCAGTTCCTTTCCTGGAGCGTGTGTGGGGGCAACAAGGACCCATGGGTGCTGGAATTGATGAGCTGTCTTGATCTCAAAGGTGAGACTTTGCCACTGCTCTTCAGGCTCTGCCGCCAGGGCTTAGCGGCCTCCACCTGACAGTTTTCTTTACCTGAGCCTTTTCCCCTGGGGCCGCACATTCCTAGAACCTTCTTCTGATCCTGTCCAAAGTACCTAGACTCGAGTCCCTGTTTGCCAAACGGGGTGATCATTCACCATCACCTTCATGATTTTTGCCAATTCATTCTACCACGTGTGCTATTGTCTacttcttaatatttttcttgaaatcaaagtactattttattttattttttttgagatggagtctcactctgtcacccaggctggtgtgcagtggcgcgatcttggctcactgcaacctctgcctcccgggttcaagagattctcctgcctcagcctcctgagtagctgggattacaggcgcgcaccaccaagcctggctatttttgtatttttagtagagacggggtttcaccatgttggccaggctggtctcgaactcctggccttgtgatccgcccgcttcagcctccaaaagtgcgaggattacaggcatgagccaccacacctggcttatttttcttttccaatattttattatgaagattTACACATATACAAAAGTTGAAAGAGTGGCACACTGAATATCCAATGCCTCCACCTAGAttctacaattttatttatatatgtgtattttacatatttacataaacatatattttacacTATCAATTTTACAGCAATTacatgatatttgctttattaagtatccacctattcatccttctatccatcatccatcaccttatttcttttttttgagacagagtctcgctctgtcgcccaggctggagtgcagtggcacaatctcggctcactgcaagctccgcctcccgggttcacgccattctcctgcctcagcctctccgagtagctgggactacaggcgcccgccatccacgcccggctaatttttttttttgtatttttagtagagacagggtttcaccgtggtctcgatctcctgacctcatgatccgcccacctcggcctcccaaagtgctaggattacaagcgtgagccaccgtgcctggcccatcacCTTATTtcttgatgcatttttttttttttttttttttttaatggagtcttgctctgtcgcccaggctggagtgcaatggtgcgctcagctcactgcagcctccgcctcccaggttcaagtaattctcctgcctcagcctcccgagtagctgggattacaggtgcccgccaccatgcccagctaatttttgtatttttttagtagagatagggtttcaccatgttggtcaggctggtctcaaactcctgacctcaggtgatccacccgcctcggcctcccaaagtgctgggattacaggcgtgagccacagcacccggcctctTGATGCATTTCAGGGCAGGTTGAGGACAACATTGCACTTCATCCCAAGACATTTCAGCATGTATATTAAGTAGAGTTcaatattttaatgcttttttttttcttttgagttcaaatttacatacaatgaaatgaaTTACTTTTAAGTGTGCATAAACTAGTTTTGAAAacttaaaggccgggcgcggtggctcacgcttgtaatcccagcactttgggaggccgaggcgggcggatcacgaggtcaggagatcgagaccacggtgaaaccccgtctctactaaaaatacaaaaaaaaaattagccgggcgtggtggcgggcgcctgtagtcccagctactccgagaggctgaggcaggagaatggcgtgaacccgggaggcggagcttgcagtgagccgagatcgcgccactgcactccagcctgggcgacagagcgagactccgtctcaaaaaaaaaaaaaaaaaaaaaaaaaaagaaaacttaaatagaggccaggcacggtggctcactcctataatcccagcactttgggaggttgaggccggtggatcacctgaggtcaggagtttgagaccagcctgaccaacatggtgaaaccccatctctactaaaaatacaaaattagccaggcatggtggcatgtgcctgtaattccagctacccaggaggttgaggcaggagaatcgcttgaacctgggggcggaggttgcagtgagccgagatcacgccattgcactccaggctgggcaacaaaaaaaaagaaagaaaaatagtaaattatcCTAAGCAATAACATCTGTGAATTCACAAGTTTGATGCACTGgttgtatttttctcttaaaataaatatacaaccaTTAAAATACAGAAGGTTCTTCCATGTCCTAGCTAAAGTTTTGTAAGATCTGTGTCATCCATACTGCCTTTAAGTCTGCCTGGACCTCTATGATTTCCTTTCATCCTCCCAGCTACCCTGGCCCTTGGTACTacaattatcttcattttacagctgGAAGAGATCACTTCCAGAGAGGTTAGGGACAAGGGGCGAGGTTACACAGCTACTTGAGGTTACACAGCTACTTTACAGCAGAGCCTGGATTCCAGCCCTGGTCTGATTTCCCAGGTCATGACACCCACTTGTCTCGTGGTTCGCTCACTTCCTTGTCCCCTACCTTGTCCATCTGTCACTGCCTTCCTCTTCTGGCCTTCAGCGTGATATCCTCCCTGACTCACTCTTCCCTCTGTTGGAGCTCAGAACATGACACTCCAAAACATGGCACCTTGGTAATTAAGAAAACAGCAGAagtaagtagagatggggtttctactTATCAAGAAAGAGCTCACTCtgctctttctgtttttctgtgagaGCTGGCCATAAAGGAATTCTCTAACTTCATGTGGAAGTAGGTCATAGGCCCTCATTTCGGAGGGGTCCTGCCCTATACttggaggccaagaagaatccGGACAGGCCCTGCTGGTCCCCCACCCCccatttattaccattagatcctACCCTTTTTGTCTaatcatacttctttttttttttttttgagatagagtttcgctgttgttgcccaggctggagtgcaattgtgcagtctcggctcactgcaacctccacttcctgggttcaagtgattctcctgcctcagcctcccatatagctgggattacaggcgtgtgccaccatgcctggctaattttgtatttttagtagagactgggtttctccatgttggtcaggctggtctcaaactcccgacctcaggtgatccacccacctcggcctcccaaagtgctgggattacaggcgtgagccaccgcacccggccaatccAATCATACTTCTACACAACTGTCCATTCTTCACAGCCTAAGCATAAACATGCACCTTTCCTTGGGTCTTTGTTTCTGAAGGTTCCTACATCATGTAAAACTGTGATTAAATGTtaggcttttctcttgttaatgttttttatttataggGGTATCAGCCTTGACCCTTGCGATGGGTAAGGAAAAGATATGACTTTTTCTCCCCTACACCTCTATCTGCCTTTTCCCCTTGTCTCCTGATAGTCCTGActcctcatttctttcctttccagaaTGTGGACATGCTTACTCGGGGATTGTGGCCCACCAGAAGCATTTAGTTCCTACCAGCCCCCCAATTTCTCAGGCCTCAGAGGGGGCATCTTCAGACATCCACACCCCTGCCCAGATGCTCCTGTCCGCTTTGCAGTCCACCCAGCGCCCCACCCTCCCAGTGGGATCACTGTCCTTGGACAAAGAACTCACTCGTCCCAATGAAACCACCGTTCACACTGCGGGCCACAGTCTGGCAGTTGGGCGTGAGGCTGGGGAGAACCAGAAGCAGCCGGAAAAAAATGCTGGTACCACAGCCACAGTGGCGGTCCTGTGCCTCCTGGCTATCGTCTTCATCCTCACCGCAGCCCTTTCCTATGTGCTGTGCAAGAGGAGGAGGGGGCAGTCACCGCAGTCCTCTCCAGGTAAACTGGACCTTTGAACCCTTCCCCCAGGGACCCAGAGCTTTCCTGACAGGCACCCTGACCCAGTGGCTCCCAGGTGGCTGGAAACCTGGCCTTGGCACACAAGTATCAAGGTTGTCTGCACAAGGTTGACTCTGGGCCCTCTTGAGGACAGTCAGCCGGGGACTGTAGAGCGTGGAGAGGGAAGGAAGCCACCATGGGCCCAGGGACTAGTGCTCGGGGCAACATCGTGGAGAAGATGGCTAGAGCAAGCtagtgggagggaggtgagggccaCTCATTCCATTGACAAAttttcactgagcacctactgtgggtCAGGTCATAGTGTTGATGTCTTGATCTGATTCCCTAGTTCAAGCTATCCTTGATCTCAGAGCTCatctctcaatttcttcatccttTACAGATTTGCAGTTTCATTATATACCTGTGGCACCTGACTCTAATACCTCAGCCAAGAATGGAAGCTTGTGAGGGTAAACTGGTTTATTCTTACAAAAAGTGTAATAAAGGAGACTGGCCCGTGACAACATGGTAGActgtatacatatttttgtttttcgttttttagAGACGgactctatgttgcccaggctgttatgGAACTGTTATgtagtcaagtgatcctcccaccttggcctctgaggattataggtgtgacctaCCACATCCAGCCTACATGTATTTGTTAATATCTAACATAGGACTAAG
The sequence above is drawn from the Symphalangus syndactylus isolate Jambi chromosome 20, NHGRI_mSymSyn1-v2.1_pri, whole genome shotgun sequence genome and encodes:
- the ZMYND15 gene encoding zinc finger MYND domain-containing protein 15 isoform X2, whose product is MEFVSGYRDEFLDFTALLFAWFRKFVAERGPVGTSLEGRWWQLEAQLRRLPQDPALWVLHVLPNRSVGISLGQGAEPGPGPGLGTAQLLGDNPALHLRDLGPYVSLVSLEDREEGEEEEEEDEEEEKREDGGAGTEKVEPEEDRELAPTSKESPQETNPPGESEEAAREAGGGKDGCLEDRVENETRPQKRKGQRSEAAPLHLSCLLLVTDEHGTILGIDLLVDGAQGTASWGSGTENLAPRAYALLCHSMACPMGSGDPRKPQQLTVGDARLHRELESLVPRLGVKLAKTPMRTWGPRPDFTFASLRARTCHVCHRHSFEVKLTPCPQCSAVLYCGEACLRADWRRCPDDVSHRVWCPRLAAFMERAGELATLPFTYTAEVTSETFNKEAFLASRSLTRGYWTQLSMLIPGPGFSRHPRGNTPSLSLLRGGDPYQPLQGDGPALMPPVPPDPPQGVLGSWQDYYTWRGLSLDSPAAVLLTYPLTVYYVITHLVPQSFPELNIQNKQSLKIHVVEAGKEFDLVMVFWELLVLLPHVALELQFAGDGLPPESDQQHFTLQRDSPEVSVRPGSGISARPSSGTKEKGGRRDLQIKVSARPYHLLQGPKPDLVIGFNSGFGLKDTWLRSLPRLQSLRVPAFFTESSEYSCVMDDQSMAVATGGGTSPPQPNPFRSPFRLRAADNCMPWYCNAFIFHLVYKPAQGSGARPAPGLPPPSPTPSAPPAFTRRRRGEKKPGRGARRRK
- the CXCL16 gene encoding C-X-C motif chemokine 16, whose product is MGRDLGLGSLVLLLLLLVYLTQPGNGNEGSVTGSCYCGKIISSDSPPSVQFMNRLRKHLRTYHRCLYYTRFQFLSWSVCGGNKDPWVLELMSCLDLKECGHAYSGIVAHQKHLVPTSPPISQASEGASSDIHTPAQMLLSALQSTQRPTLPVGSLSLDKELTRPNETTVHTAGHSLAVGREAGENQKQPEKNAGTTATVAVLCLLAIVFILTAALSYVLCKRRRGQSPQSSPDLQFHYIPVAPDSNTSAKNGSL
- the ZMYND15 gene encoding zinc finger MYND domain-containing protein 15 isoform X4, with protein sequence MEFVSGYRDEFLDFTALLFAWFRKFVAERGPVGTSLEGRWWQLEAQLRRLPQDPALWVLHVLPNRSVGISLGQGAEPGPGPGLGTAQLLGDNPALHLRDLGPYVSLVSLEDREEGEEEEEEDEEEEKREDGGAGTEKVEPEEDRELAPTSKESPQETNPPGESEEAAREAGGGKDGCLEDRVENETRPQKRKGQRSEAAPLHLSCLLLVTDEHGTILGIDLLVDGAQGTASWGSGTENLAPRAYALLCHSMACPMGSGDPRKPQQLTVGDARLHRELESLVPRLGVKLAKTPMRTWGPRPDFTFASLRARTCHVCHRHSFEVKLTPCPQCSAVLYCGEACLRADWRRCPDDVSHRVWCPRLAAFMERAGELATLPFTYTAEVTSETFNKEAFLASRSLTRGYWTQLSMLIPGPGFSRHPRGNTPSLSLLRGGDPYQPLQGDGPALMPPVPPDPPQGVLGSWQDYYTWRGLSLDSPAAVLLTYPLTVYYVITHLVPQSFPELNIQNKQSLKIHVVEAGKEFDLVMVFWELLVLLPHVALELQFAGFNSGFGLKDTWLRSLPRLQSLRVPAFFTESSEYSCVMDDQSMAVATGGGTSPPQPNPFRSPFRLRAADNCMPWYCNAFIFHLVYKPAQGSGARPAPGLPPPSPTPSAPPAFTRRRRGEKKPGRGARRRK
- the ZMYND15 gene encoding zinc finger MYND domain-containing protein 15 isoform X1, coding for MEFVSGYRDEFLDFTALLFAWFRKFVAERGPVGTSLEGRWWQLEAQLRRLPQDPALWVLHVLPNRSVGISLGQGAEPGPGPGLGTAQLLGDNPALHLRDLGPYVSLVSLEDREEGEEEEEEDEEEEKREDGGAGTEKVEPEEDRELAPTSKESPQETNPPGESEEAAREAGGGKDGCLEDRVENETRPQKRKGQRSEAAPLHLSCLLLVTDEHGTILGIDLLVDGAQGTASWGSGTENLAPRAYALLCHSMACPMGSGDPRKPQQLTVGDARLHRELESLVPRLGVKLAKTPMRTWGPRPDFTFASLRARTCHVCHRHSFEVKLTPCPQCSAVLYCGEACLRADWRRCPDDVSHRVWCPRLAAFMERAGELATLPFTYTAEVTSETFNKEAFLASRSLTRGYWTQLSMLIPGPGFSRHPRGNTPSLSLLRGGDPYQPLQGDGPALMPPVPPDPPQGVLGSWQDYYTWRGLSLDSPAAVLLTYPLTVYYVITHLVPQSFPELNIQNKQSLKIHVVEAGKEFDLVMVFWELLVLLPHVALELQFAGDGLPPESDQQHFTLQRDSPEVSVRPGSGISARPSSGTKEKGGRRDLQIKVSARPYHLLQGPKPDLVIASPSSLSAGFNSGFGLKDTWLRSLPRLQSLRVPAFFTESSEYSCVMDDQSMAVATGGGTSPPQPNPFRSPFRLRAADNCMPWYCNAFIFHLVYKPAQGSGARPAPGLPPPSPTPSAPPAFTRRRRGEKKPGRGARRRK
- the ZMYND15 gene encoding zinc finger MYND domain-containing protein 15 isoform X3 — translated: MEFVSGYRDEFLDFTALLFAWFRKFVAERGPVGTSLEGRWWQLEAQLRRLPQDPALWVLHVLPNRSVGISLGQGAEPGPGPGLGTAQLLGDNPALHLRDLGPYVSLVSLEDREEGEEEEEEDEEEEKREDGGAGTEKVEPEEDRELAPTSKESPQETNPPGESEEAAREAGGGKDGCLEDRVENETRPQKRKGQRSEAAPLHLSCLLLVTDEHGTILGIDLLVDGAQGTASWGSGTENLAPRAYALLCHSMACPMGSGDPRKPQQLTVGDARLHRELESLVPRLGVKLAKTPMRTWGPRPDFTFASLRARTCHVCHRHSFEVKLTPCPQCSAVLYCGEACLRADWRRCPDDVSHRVWCPRLAAFMERAGELATLPFTYTAEVTSETFNKEAFLASRSLTRGYWTQLSMLIPGPGFSRHPRGNTPSLSLLRGGDPYQPLQGDGPALMPPVPPDPPQGVLVPELNIQNKQSLKIHVVEAGKEFDLVMVFWELLVLLPHVALELQFAGDGLPPESDQQHFTLQRDSPEVSVRPGSGISARPSSGTKEKGGRRDLQIKVSARPYHLLQGPKPDLVIGFNSGFGLKDTWLRSLPRLQSLRVPAFFTESSEYSCVMDDQSMAVATGGGTSPPQPNPFRSPFRLRAADNCMPWYCNAFIFHLVYKPAQGSGARPAPGLPPPSPTPSAPPAFTRRRRGEKKPGRGARRRK